The following is a genomic window from Janibacter sp. DB-40.
CATCGGCTTCGACGAGCAGAGCCGACTGACGGTGGTCGCGGTGGACGAGGCGTCCGCGCGACTGGCGCAGCTGCAGGACGTCATCGGCGAGGGCCCCGTCCCCGACGCCTACCGTGAGGGGAGGTCGGTCGACGGGGACCTCGAGAGCCGCACACGATGGCCCGTGCTGGCCGAGGCCGCGCGCGGCGAGCTGGGGCCCCTGCGGATCCTGGCGGTGCCGATGCAACCCGGAGGACGGATGATGGGCGCCCTCACCGTGCACCACCCGGGCTCCGACCCGCGCCGCTTCGACCTTCGACGGGCGCAGTACCTGGCCGATGCGGTCGGCGCGGCGCTGCTGCGCGACCCGGAGTGGGAGACCGACGAGCACACGAGCCCCTGGGCCAGCCGCGCACCGGTGTACCAGGCGACGGGGATGGTGATCGCGCAGCTGGGGATCGACCCGGACGACGCGCTGGCCATCCTCCGGGCCCACGCCTACACCCAGGAGGTCAGTCTCACCGCGATCGCCGAACGCGTGCTCAGCAGAGAGCTCGACTTCAGCCAGACCGACATCTCCGGAAACGAGGACCCATGATCGCGCGAACCGCCGCCCACTCGTTGGCCCAGGCCACCTCGGCGCTGGTCGCCGAGCACGACACCCTGGACCTGCTGACCCACCTGGTCGACGACTGCGCCCGGGCCGTGGGTGCGGACGCGGTCGACCTGGTGGTGAGCACCGGCCCCGAGGACCTGGAGCTGCTCTCCGCCACCTCGCACCGCGCTGCCGAGCTGGAGATCTTCCAGGTCCGGCAGACCGACGGTCCGTGCATCGACTGCATCCGCAGTGGGCAGCTCACGGCCGCGACAGGGAGCGGGGAGCTTCGGTCGCGCTGGCCGACGGTGGGCGGCGCGATCGTCGACGCCGGCTTCCTCGCGGCGCACGCCCAACCGTTGCGCTGGCGCGGACAGGTGCGCATCGTCGACCGTGCCGCGGCCGACGGGTTGAGCGTGACGGAGGTGGCGAAGCAGGTGGTCGCCGACGCACAGCGGTGGAGCACTCGGTGAGTGACGCCCCGGGCGGTGCCGGGACGAGCGCCGACGACCACGCGGACGCGCGGTTCGCGGCGGTGGTGCGGGCCCTGCACACCGAGCAGGGCATGCAGGAGACGCTCCAGCGAGCCGTGGATGCCGCGGTGGAGCTCTTCCCCGGGTGCGACCACGCGTGCGTGTCGCTGGTGCACCGCAGCCACCGGATCGACACCCCCGCCTTCACCGACGAGGCCGCCCGCCGGGGCGACGAGCTGCAGTACCGCCTGCAGGAGGGCCCCTGCCTCGACGCGATCTGGACCGAGGAGACGGTCCACAGCGAGGACCTGACCACCGAGGAACGCTGGTCCACGTGGGGCCCGCTCGCAGCCGACGAGCTGGGGATCCGGTCGATGCTGTGCTTCCAGCTCTTCACCAGCCGCGACAGCCTGGGTGCTCTCAACCTGTACGGGATCAGGACGTCGGCATTCAGCGAGGCCGACGTCACCATGGGGTACGCCCTGGCAGCCCACGTGTCGATCGCCCTTGCCGGCGAACGCGACCTCAGCGACGCCAACCTGGCAATGGCCGGCAAGATCCTCATCGGGCAGGCCGAGGGCATCCTCATGGAGCGGCACGCGCTCGATGGCCAGCAGGCATGGGAGTCATTGGCCCGCCTCGCCGTCGACCAGCAGGTCAGCATGGAGGCCGCTGCCGCGCAGGTGATCGAGGACCGCTCGCACCCTCGTTGACCACCAGGCCGCCGCTGGCACGGGTCAGCCAATGGCACGGTCCGTTCCGGCCGGGCCCGCCCGAGCCGTGCCCTCAGCCCGGTCCGGACCCACTCCGGCCAGGTGGGGTCTGATCGGTACGGACGCCGTCACGGTCACGACGCCCAGGTCGCCGACCGAGCAGTCCAGCACCCGGGCTTCGTGGCGGCGGGCGATCCGGTCGGCCTCCCGACACGCGGCAGCCGGATCCGCGTGCACCTGGAAGTGGCCCGCGGCGGCGAGCGCGCCGAGGTCCGCCGCGGAACGGGCCACGTGCACCGAGCGCACGGCGCCCAGGACCACCAGTGCGCCGAGGGTCACGGTGAGCAGTGCCGCAATCACCCCGACGGCGAGCACCGTCGCGGACCCTCCCTCGCCGGTGCCGCGCCGCGCCGCGCGGCGCAACCGTTCCGCCGGGAGCTCACGGTGCGACATCGACCGACTCGATCCTGGCGGTGGAGGAGCACCTCGTGTCCGGACCGACCCAGGCCACACCGGCCGGCGCCGGCGCCGCCACGGTGACCGTCACGTGGCCATCCGCCCGCGCGATCTCGACGGTCGCCGACCCCGGTGCGGCCTGCCGGGCGTCCCGCACGGCCCGGGCAGGGGACTCGGCCCTGGCCAGCTCGCGGACGGCGACCCTCGCGGCATCGACGCACCGGACCTGGTCGACGCCCCAGGCGAGGGCCGACAGGCAGGTCACGAGGACGAGGACGACCGCAGGGAAGGTGAGGGCCAGCTCGGCCGTCACCATCCCCGCGTCGTCGATCGTCCTAGCGGATACCGAGCGCCTCGAGGATGACACCGGAGAGCCCCGACTCGACCGACCCGGACTTCACGACCGCCAGCAGGACGATCGCGAAGGTGCACGCGGCCAGTGTGCCGACCGCGTACTCGGCGGTGGTCATACCGGCCTCGCCGGCACGGTGCGCCCGGTGACGCCAACGCACGATGCTTCTCTTCATGGGTGCTCCTCACCTCGGGCGGCGCGGAATGCGCCGCGGTG
Proteins encoded in this region:
- a CDS encoding Rv3654c family TadE-like protein, whose translation is MSHRELPAERLRRAARRGTGEGGSATVLAVGVIAALLTVTLGALVVLGAVRSVHVARSAADLGALAAAGHFQVHADPAAACREADRIARRHEARVLDCSVGDLGVVTVTASVPIRPHLAGVGPDRAEGTARAGPAGTDRAIG
- a CDS encoding TadE family type IV pilus minor pilin: MVTAELALTFPAVVLVLVTCLSALAWGVDQVRCVDAARVAVRELARAESPARAVRDARQAAPGSATVEIARADGHVTVTVAAPAPAGVAWVGPDTRCSSTARIESVDVAP
- a CDS encoding DUF4244 domain-containing protein, which produces MKRSIVRWRHRAHRAGEAGMTTAEYAVGTLAACTFAIVLLAVVKSGSVESGLSGVILEALGIR
- a CDS encoding GAF and ANTAR domain-containing protein; translated protein: MDEASARLAQLQDVIGEGPVPDAYREGRSVDGDLESRTRWPVLAEAARGELGPLRILAVPMQPGGRMMGALTVHHPGSDPRRFDLRRAQYLADAVGAALLRDPEWETDEHTSPWASRAPVYQATGMVIAQLGIDPDDALAILRAHAYTQEVSLTAIAERVLSRELDFSQTDISGNEDP
- a CDS encoding GAF and ANTAR domain-containing protein, whose translation is MSDAPGGAGTSADDHADARFAAVVRALHTEQGMQETLQRAVDAAVELFPGCDHACVSLVHRSHRIDTPAFTDEAARRGDELQYRLQEGPCLDAIWTEETVHSEDLTTEERWSTWGPLAADELGIRSMLCFQLFTSRDSLGALNLYGIRTSAFSEADVTMGYALAAHVSIALAGERDLSDANLAMAGKILIGQAEGILMERHALDGQQAWESLARLAVDQQVSMEAAAAQVIEDRSHPR